The following coding sequences are from one Maledivibacter sp. window:
- a CDS encoding CoA pyrophosphatase produces MQLDNIYNKLKSRKPVPEGNYKSYGVLIPLIYVNDNIHLLFEVRSESLKTQPGEICFPGGKIEENESPLQSAIRETCEELNIKESDIEIIGQTDYIVTPFNLIIYPFVGFIKNIDIKNINFNLDEVGSIFTVPMDFFVNNSPETYFVKNNLQMSEDFPFEKIQNGKVYNFRSGKYPISFYEYDKHIIWGITARIINNVMNILNQDYL; encoded by the coding sequence ATGCAACTAGACAATATATATAATAAACTGAAATCAAGAAAGCCTGTTCCTGAAGGTAATTATAAATCCTATGGGGTATTGATTCCATTAATATATGTAAATGACAATATTCATCTTTTATTTGAAGTAAGATCTGAAAGTTTAAAAACTCAACCGGGAGAAATTTGCTTTCCAGGTGGAAAAATTGAAGAGAATGAATCCCCTTTACAATCCGCAATAAGAGAAACTTGTGAGGAATTAAATATAAAGGAATCGGATATAGAAATAATTGGACAAACTGACTACATAGTAACTCCTTTCAATTTAATAATATATCCATTTGTGGGTTTTATAAAAAATATAGATATCAAAAATATTAATTTTAATCTGGATGAGGTAGGTTCCATTTTCACAGTACCCATGGACTTTTTCGTAAACAACTCACCGGAAACATACTTTGTGAAGAATAATCTACAAATGTCAGAGGACTTTCCCTTTGAAAAAATTCAAAATGGCAAAGTTTATAATTTCAGATCTGGCAAATATCCTATATCATTTTACGAATATGATAAGCATATAATATGGGGAATAACAGCAAGAATAATAAACAATGTGATGAATATATTAAACCAAGATTATTTATAG
- a CDS encoding HAD-IB family hydrolase — translation MTNIGAFLDIDGTLYRNSLMIEHFKKLLKYEVVDPALWHNHVKHTYYDWQKRRGNFDDYLLELAQIYIKSIKGLNKSHMEFINNQVIDLKGDKVYRYTRARIAWHKSQNHKIFFISGSPAYLVQRMAEKYKVTNYRGTQYIIDENNNFTGEIIQMWDSESKHKAIMEFVNKYNIDLSESYSYGDTNGDYSMLKMLGHPIAINPSRELLKNIKNDDELLEKITIIVERKDVIYKLDGNVEIL, via the coding sequence ATGACAAATATAGGTGCTTTTTTAGATATTGATGGAACCTTATATAGGAACTCCCTTATGATTGAGCATTTTAAAAAATTATTAAAATATGAAGTAGTAGACCCTGCACTATGGCATAATCATGTAAAGCATACTTACTATGACTGGCAAAAGAGGCGTGGAAATTTTGATGATTACTTGTTAGAACTAGCACAAATTTATATTAAATCTATAAAGGGTTTAAATAAAAGCCACATGGAATTCATTAATAACCAGGTTATAGATCTTAAAGGAGATAAAGTATATAGATATACTAGAGCTAGAATCGCTTGGCATAAGTCTCAGAATCATAAGATATTTTTTATTTCTGGAAGTCCTGCCTATTTAGTACAAAGGATGGCAGAAAAATACAAGGTCACCAATTATAGAGGAACACAATACATAATAGATGAAAACAATAACTTTACTGGTGAAATCATTCAAATGTGGGATTCGGAAAGCAAGCACAAAGCTATAATGGAATTCGTGAACAAATATAATATTGATTTAAGTGAAAGCTACTCCTATGGAGATACCAATGGTGATTATTCCATGCTGAAAATGCTGGGACATCCTATAGCTATAAATCCATCAAGGGAACTACTTAAAAATATTAAAAATGATGATGAGTTACTTGAAAAAATTACAATTATTGTTGAAAGAAAGGATGTCATATATAAATTGGATGGAAATGTAGAGATATTGTAA
- a CDS encoding dicarboxylate/amino acid:cation symporter — MKNRRSLTTKIFMGLITGLITGLILYNIKGNTFVDQYVVGFLFYLVGKVFINSIKMMVVPLVFVSLTVGAASVGDIKKLSRIGSKTLGFYIVTTAVAITIAITLALVIQPGVGFNLPSDAEYVAKEAPKLVDVLIDMIPKNPIDSLANGNMLQIIVFSILLGTAITALGGKAIKVREGFEALGEVILKLVMLIMNLAPYGVFALVAETFFELGYDAMPPLLKYMGCVLLALLIHAVLTYQGLLFAFTRLNPIKFLKNFSPAIMVSFSTASSSSTLPVTMETAELRLGVSKSVSSFTLPLGATINMDGTAIMQGVATVFLAQAYGLSLGIGDLLTVVLTATLASIGTAGVPGVGLIMLSMVLSQIGIPVEGIAIIMGIDRILDMCRTAINVTGDAACTLIIAKQEGELNLAIYNAKNRKSHSWISS, encoded by the coding sequence ATGAAGAATAGAAGGAGTCTTACAACTAAAATTTTCATGGGCCTCATTACAGGACTTATTACAGGACTTATTCTTTATAACATAAAGGGTAATACGTTTGTAGATCAGTATGTTGTGGGCTTTTTATTCTATTTAGTTGGGAAGGTATTTATCAATTCTATCAAGATGATGGTTGTACCCTTAGTGTTTGTTTCATTGACAGTAGGTGCGGCTTCGGTTGGAGATATAAAAAAACTTAGTAGAATAGGTTCAAAAACACTTGGATTCTATATTGTTACCACAGCTGTAGCTATAACAATAGCAATTACACTAGCTTTAGTTATACAACCGGGAGTAGGGTTTAATCTACCTAGTGATGCCGAATACGTAGCTAAGGAAGCCCCAAAGCTAGTTGATGTTTTGATAGATATGATTCCAAAGAATCCGATAGATTCCCTAGCAAATGGAAATATGCTTCAGATTATAGTGTTTTCTATACTATTAGGGACAGCTATTACTGCACTTGGAGGTAAAGCTATTAAAGTTAGAGAAGGCTTTGAAGCCTTGGGAGAAGTGATTCTTAAGCTAGTTATGCTTATTATGAATCTTGCTCCATATGGTGTGTTTGCATTAGTAGCTGAAACCTTCTTTGAGCTTGGATATGATGCCATGCCTCCATTGCTCAAATATATGGGCTGTGTATTGTTAGCACTATTGATTCATGCTGTCTTAACATATCAGGGTTTATTATTTGCATTTACTAGATTAAATCCCATTAAATTTTTAAAGAACTTTTCACCGGCTATTATGGTATCATTCTCAACAGCAAGTTCGTCTTCCACTCTTCCAGTAACTATGGAAACAGCTGAGTTAAGGCTGGGGGTTTCAAAATCTGTATCTTCATTTACTTTACCTCTTGGGGCTACTATTAATATGGATGGTACAGCAATTATGCAGGGTGTCGCCACAGTGTTTCTTGCACAGGCCTACGGCCTATCCCTTGGAATAGGAGATTTATTGACAGTGGTTTTAACGGCTACACTTGCATCCATTGGAACCGCAGGGGTACCCGGTGTTGGATTGATAATGCTTTCCATGGTACTTTCGCAAATTGGCATACCCGTTGAAGGTATAGCAATCATAATGGGTATTGACAGAATACTAGATATGTGTAGAACGGCAATAAATGTGACCGGTGATGCTGCATGTACTTTGATTATAGCTAAGCAGGAGGGTGAGTTAAACCTAGCCATATATAATGCTAAAAATAGAAAAAGCCATTCTTGGATATCAAGTTGA
- a CDS encoding response regulator: MKPSFYIVDDDPGIRRILLNIIDNYRLGYVVGEAEDGNRAIAQIGEMLPDIALVDLLLPSVDGIEIVKESKEKNLNTQFIMISEVTSKDMIGDAYQNGIEYFINKPINVIEVVSIIKKAIETLNLRKALSVIGKTMEKSNYSFFTDNKHRTKEVNNVVGNETRDEITKVFLDIGILGESGSNDLMNMIEMIIEERRILGVKFHRYKTGDLYRKLNNKYKDENKSSVSIKGIEQRVRRVIQSSLENISSLGIEDYGNMKFEKYSTSLFDFTEVKKQMDFIRKKSQYKGKINVKKFIEGLISHISN; this comes from the coding sequence ATGAAGCCATCATTTTATATTGTTGATGATGACCCGGGAATAAGAAGAATACTTTTAAATATTATTGATAATTATCGTCTTGGCTATGTTGTAGGTGAGGCAGAGGATGGGAATAGGGCCATAGCTCAGATAGGAGAAATGCTGCCGGATATAGCACTGGTAGACTTACTACTACCTTCGGTGGATGGAATAGAAATCGTCAAAGAAAGTAAAGAGAAAAATTTAAACACTCAGTTCATAATGATTTCTGAGGTGACATCTAAGGATATGATAGGTGATGCTTATCAAAATGGAATTGAGTACTTTATAAACAAGCCCATTAATGTTATAGAAGTGGTATCTATTATTAAAAAAGCTATTGAAACCTTAAATTTGAGGAAGGCCCTATCGGTTATAGGTAAAACAATGGAAAAAAGCAATTATAGTTTTTTTACAGACAATAAGCATAGAACAAAGGAAGTAAATAATGTGGTGGGGAATGAGACTAGGGATGAAATAACAAAAGTGTTTTTAGATATAGGGATTTTAGGCGAATCGGGAAGTAATGATCTAATGAATATGATTGAAATGATTATTGAAGAAAGAAGAATTCTAGGAGTAAAGTTTCATAGATATAAAACCGGTGATTTATATAGAAAATTAAATAATAAATATAAAGATGAAAATAAATCATCGGTTTCTATCAAGGGGATTGAGCAAAGAGTTAGAAGAGTTATACAATCGTCCTTAGAAAATATTTCGAGTTTAGGTATAGAGGACTATGGGAATATGAAGTTTGAGAAATATTCCACGTCACTTTTTGACTTTACTGAGGTAAAAAAACAAATGGATTTTATAAGAAAAAAGTCACAATATAAAGGAAAAATAAATGTAAAGAAATTTATTGAGGGATTAATAAGTCATATATCAAACTAA
- a CDS encoding sensor histidine kinase yields MNKDIFKKIVLVSIGTTLMGQVYINPFNSDFRISIGIAILMFLLVKFQDISILLTTCCTAVFVFTFRFTIDLIQLNGALSIYDIALKHLPSAVFYIVFGFALYQLNIRRYKEQPVFFIFLVGISDILSNISEVAVRQEFTKNSIEIILTSIFTAGFLRATIAFILFSSVKAYNMLVLKEEHQERYHNLILLTAKMKAEIFFLKKTMQDIEQAMERSYSIYTELKDIKGDLDKEYTNRLRGRILNLSKDIHEIKKDNQRVVSGIERLFPKEEKENSIKVSTIFQMLSGNTMRYIEDIGKEINIITDYTNNLKIKDYYAIISVINNLISNSIDAIPHNGYIKISQYTEKDYVIFKIMDSGIGIGKEDIEVVFQPGFSTKFDRKTGHMSTGLGLTHVKHIVENYFGGKIEIASNMGQGTSFIISIPMSKVIGKEAN; encoded by the coding sequence ATGAATAAAGATATATTTAAAAAAATAGTATTAGTTTCCATAGGAACAACACTGATGGGACAAGTTTATATAAATCCCTTTAATTCAGATTTCAGAATATCCATAGGTATAGCCATTCTTATGTTTCTATTGGTAAAATTTCAAGATATATCGATTTTATTGACTACTTGTTGTACTGCTGTTTTTGTTTTTACCTTTAGATTTACGATTGATCTTATACAATTAAATGGAGCTTTAAGCATTTATGATATTGCTTTGAAGCATCTCCCCTCAGCAGTATTTTACATAGTATTTGGCTTTGCCCTGTATCAGTTAAATATAAGGAGATATAAAGAACAGCCTGTTTTCTTTATATTTTTAGTTGGAATCTCAGATATACTTTCAAATATTTCCGAAGTAGCGGTAAGACAGGAGTTCACAAAGAATTCAATAGAAATTATTTTAACCAGTATATTCACAGCAGGGTTTCTAAGAGCAACTATTGCCTTTATATTGTTTTCCAGTGTTAAAGCCTATAATATGCTTGTACTAAAGGAAGAGCATCAAGAGAGATATCATAATCTGATTCTACTTACCGCCAAGATGAAGGCAGAAATATTTTTCCTTAAGAAGACAATGCAGGATATAGAACAGGCAATGGAAAGGAGCTATTCCATATATACAGAGTTAAAGGATATAAAGGGTGATTTAGATAAAGAATATACTAATAGGCTAAGGGGGAGAATTTTAAATCTATCAAAGGATATACATGAAATCAAAAAAGATAATCAAAGGGTCGTATCGGGTATAGAGCGGTTGTTTCCAAAAGAAGAGAAGGAAAATTCAATCAAAGTATCAACCATTTTTCAGATGCTTAGTGGTAATACCATGAGGTATATTGAGGACATAGGAAAAGAAATTAATATAATAACGGATTATACGAATAATTTAAAAATAAAAGATTACTATGCAATCATATCAGTAATAAATAATCTTATAAGTAATAGCATAGATGCTATCCCCCATAATGGATATATAAAGATTTCTCAGTACACAGAAAAGGATTATGTAATATTTAAAATTATGGATTCAGGCATAGGAATAGGAAAAGAAGATATTGAAGTTGTTTTTCAGCCAGGTTTTTCTACAAAGTTTGATAGGAAAACTGGTCATATGTCTACGGGATTAGGGCTTACACATGTTAAGCATATTGTGGAAAACTACTTTGGAGGAAAAATTGAGATCGCTTCAAATATGGGACAAGGCACCAGTTTTATTATTTCTATTCCGATGAGTAAAGTAATTGGGAAGGAGGCTAATTAA
- a CDS encoding formate--tetrahydrofolate ligase, producing the protein MKTDVQIAQEAKMFPIVEIGNKLNLSEDDLELYGKYKAKISLDVYEKLKDKEDGKLILVTAINPTPAGEGKTTTNVGLSMGLNKIGKKTVTTLREPSLGPCFGVKGGAAGGGYAQVVPMDDINLHFTGDIHAITTANNLLAALIDNHIHQGNKLNIDPRRVTWKRALDMNDRALRNIVIGLGARGNGVPREDGFDISVASEIMAILCLAIDMEDLKNRLSSMIIGYTYENDPVTAGQLDATGALTLLLKDAIKPNLVQTLENTPAILHGGPFANIAHGCNSVVATKMALKLADYVVTEAGFGADLGAEKFFNIKCRYAGLKPDAVVIVATVRALKNHGGVHKTELAAENLEALAEGFGNLEKHIENVQKFGLPVVVALNKFPTDTDEELKLLEDRCKELGANVVLSDVWAKGGDGGVELAKKVVELVEAKTASFKPIYDLEISIKEKIEIVAKEIYGADGVEFSSKALKEIEKYERIGLDKLPVCMAKTQYSLSDNPKLLARPKGFKITVKEVRASAGAGFLVVLTGNIMTMPGLPKVPAANRMDILSDGEIVGLF; encoded by the coding sequence ATGAAAACAGATGTGCAAATTGCTCAAGAGGCCAAAATGTTTCCAATAGTTGAAATAGGCAATAAGCTAAATTTAAGTGAAGATGATTTAGAGCTTTATGGCAAGTATAAAGCGAAGATTTCCTTAGATGTATATGAAAAATTAAAGGACAAGGAAGATGGAAAACTTATACTTGTAACTGCAATCAACCCTACACCAGCGGGTGAAGGGAAGACAACTACAAATGTAGGATTAAGCATGGGCTTAAATAAAATAGGCAAGAAGACAGTAACCACCTTAAGAGAGCCTTCCTTGGGACCTTGCTTTGGAGTTAAGGGTGGAGCAGCAGGGGGAGGATATGCTCAAGTCGTACCAATGGATGATATCAATCTTCACTTTACTGGAGATATTCATGCAATTACAACTGCGAACAATCTCTTAGCGGCTTTAATAGATAACCATATTCATCAAGGAAATAAGTTAAATATTGATCCTAGAAGGGTAACCTGGAAAAGGGCATTAGACATGAACGATAGAGCCTTAAGAAATATAGTAATAGGCTTAGGGGCAAGGGGCAATGGAGTTCCTAGGGAAGATGGATTTGATATTTCAGTTGCTTCTGAGATAATGGCCATACTTTGCCTTGCTATTGATATGGAAGACTTGAAAAATAGACTTTCTAGTATGATAATTGGATATACATACGAAAATGATCCAGTTACTGCAGGCCAGCTTGATGCTACAGGGGCTTTAACGCTACTGCTTAAAGATGCAATTAAGCCTAATCTAGTACAAACTCTAGAAAATACTCCGGCCATACTTCATGGAGGCCCATTTGCAAATATAGCCCATGGCTGTAATTCTGTTGTAGCTACTAAAATGGCTTTAAAGTTAGCTGACTATGTTGTGACTGAGGCAGGTTTTGGAGCTGACTTGGGGGCAGAAAAATTCTTCAATATAAAATGTAGATATGCAGGATTAAAACCGGATGCAGTGGTAATAGTAGCTACCGTAAGAGCCCTTAAAAACCATGGTGGTGTACATAAGACGGAATTAGCAGCAGAAAATCTTGAAGCTTTGGCTGAAGGCTTTGGAAACCTTGAAAAGCATATAGAAAATGTACAAAAATTTGGATTGCCAGTGGTTGTGGCATTAAATAAGTTCCCTACGGATACAGATGAAGAGCTTAAGCTTTTAGAAGATAGATGCAAAGAATTAGGTGCCAATGTTGTATTATCAGATGTATGGGCAAAAGGTGGAGATGGTGGAGTAGAGCTTGCTAAGAAGGTTGTGGAGTTAGTTGAAGCAAAAACTGCAAGCTTTAAACCAATCTATGATCTCGAGATATCGATAAAGGAAAAAATTGAGATTGTGGCTAAAGAAATATATGGTGCCGATGGAGTAGAGTTTTCCTCAAAGGCATTAAAAGAAATAGAAAAGTACGAAAGAATAGGATTAGACAAGCTTCCCGTTTGTATGGCTAAAACACAATATTCATTATCCGATAATCCAAAGCTTTTAGCTAGACCCAAAGGGTTTAAGATAACCGTTAAGGAAGTAAGAGCATCGGCGGGAGCAGGTTTCCTTGTGGTTCTTACTGGAAATATAATGACTATGCCTGGACTACCAAAGGTGCCAGCAGCAAATAGGATGGATATATTATCCGACGGAGAGATAGTAGGACTATTCTAG
- a CDS encoding heme NO-binding domain-containing protein, whose translation MKGTVVSTWIKTLRDLFDNEVVDSALINAGWDTGRIITPLEDIQYEEIKGIFNEIAASLSKEPSEIWREVGRRNIETFSKWFPSYFERFSLKGFLMMMDDVHSQLTKMIRGAKPPRIIATETGNKEIELLYESKRKMYDYFLGLLEGSAKFFNEQINIDVLEKGIYDDGRSFMKVKIKLEKDTSEYKKFTLSKMLSLGFIKNLSLKIALPTTIISFLTLFIGSGYSDLIMSIIFSSVVFVSTLIFSNIVISPLKSVTDELSKLEVLNFIGNKKIKTGDRFENYVEDINSIKGTIKKDFIYLKGGMDDVYNFTKTFSGIANSMKDVSEGIANAVHEVANGAVHQAEETEKSVYVLNENIETLNNLAGEESVRKEQLEKAVDDIEKSYKELHDVSNMLLSVKDNFGAVNKQGEELSNKVQDIISIVIAVEQISEQTNLLALNAAIEAARAGEMGRGFTVVADEIRKLAEDSKIAVKTINGSLNEFTMEVRDMVNQVANQFEQLEESSQTLQVVAKDNKNATMQINDVSDGIVKLVDNLTYETKKISEVFQNIHSLAAIAEENSASSEEMSASVTEYSYKITELLDYVGQLEKLTLNLKAELRKYKI comes from the coding sequence ATGAAAGGTACCGTAGTGTCTACATGGATAAAAACTCTTCGTGACCTATTTGACAATGAAGTTGTAGATTCAGCATTGATTAATGCTGGTTGGGATACTGGTCGAATTATTACTCCCCTTGAAGATATTCAATACGAAGAAATTAAAGGTATTTTCAATGAAATTGCTGCTTCTTTAAGTAAAGAACCCAGTGAAATTTGGAGAGAGGTGGGAAGAAGAAATATCGAAACCTTTAGTAAATGGTTTCCATCCTATTTCGAGCGATTTAGTTTAAAGGGCTTTCTAATGATGATGGATGATGTTCATTCACAACTAACAAAAATGATACGAGGTGCTAAACCCCCTAGAATAATTGCCACCGAAACGGGGAATAAGGAAATAGAATTATTATATGAATCTAAGCGAAAAATGTATGACTATTTTCTAGGTTTACTAGAAGGTAGCGCTAAGTTTTTTAATGAACAAATAAATATAGATGTATTAGAAAAGGGCATATATGATGATGGTAGAAGTTTCATGAAGGTAAAAATTAAGCTTGAAAAGGATACTTCTGAATATAAAAAATTCACATTATCCAAAATGCTTTCTTTAGGATTCATAAAAAATCTATCTCTAAAAATTGCTTTACCAACTACTATAATATCTTTTTTAACTCTTTTTATTGGCTCAGGTTACTCAGATCTAATAATGAGTATTATTTTTTCAAGTGTAGTTTTTGTTTCAACATTAATATTCTCCAATATTGTGATCTCACCTTTAAAATCTGTAACGGATGAATTAAGCAAGCTTGAAGTATTAAATTTTATAGGTAATAAAAAAATAAAAACCGGTGATAGATTTGAAAATTATGTAGAAGATATTAATAGCATCAAAGGAACCATAAAGAAAGATTTTATCTATCTCAAAGGTGGAATGGATGATGTATATAACTTCACCAAAACCTTTTCAGGTATTGCTAATAGTATGAAGGATGTATCTGAAGGTATAGCAAACGCCGTCCATGAGGTTGCAAATGGCGCTGTTCATCAAGCCGAAGAAACCGAAAAATCAGTTTATGTATTGAATGAAAATATCGAAACCTTAAATAATCTGGCAGGGGAAGAAAGTGTTAGAAAAGAACAGCTTGAAAAAGCTGTAGATGATATAGAAAAATCCTATAAGGAACTTCATGATGTATCAAATATGCTTTTAAGCGTCAAGGATAATTTTGGAGCTGTTAATAAGCAAGGTGAAGAATTGTCTAATAAAGTACAGGATATAATCAGCATTGTAATAGCCGTAGAACAAATATCTGAACAAACTAATCTTTTAGCACTCAATGCAGCCATAGAAGCGGCTAGAGCCGGCGAAATGGGTAGAGGTTTTACAGTAGTGGCTGATGAAATTAGAAAGTTGGCGGAGGATTCCAAGATCGCAGTAAAAACAATAAATGGCAGTTTAAATGAATTCACAATGGAAGTAAGGGATATGGTTAATCAAGTTGCCAATCAATTTGAGCAATTAGAAGAAAGTAGTCAGACCCTTCAAGTTGTTGCTAAGGATAATAAAAATGCAACTATGCAAATAAATGACGTATCAGATGGTATTGTAAAGCTAGTTGATAACCTTACATATGAAACTAAAAAAATCTCAGAAGTATTCCAAAATATCCACTCTTTGGCTGCTATTGCTGAAGAAAATTCTGCTTCTTCTGAGGAAATGAGTGCCAGTGTTACTGAATACTCATATAAAATAACTGAACTGCTTGATTATGTTGGGCAACTAGAAAAACTTACTCTGAATTTAAAGGCTGAACTTAGAAAATATAAAATATAA
- a CDS encoding CAP domain-containing protein has product MRKIKLSKLIFCLALLLFLGGCVRSPQEKPLNPEASSMFKKGNVEKVKVSVDNAYIRNGNSTTFPVVTTVKKDMVLDVAGLVGKWYIIILDNGKIGAIDPNEVKPIVEKPSLQGQNSNIKKLTPNEQEMVRLVNAERSKRGLDPLKVDLELCNVARNKSQDMIDNSYFSHYSPTYGSPFEMLKNFGIKYIYAGENIAGNAAVKNAHTALMNSEGHKKNILNANFTHIGIGIKEGSKYGKIFTQMFIGK; this is encoded by the coding sequence ATGAGAAAAATTAAATTATCAAAGCTTATTTTCTGTTTGGCTTTATTACTTTTCCTTGGAGGTTGTGTAAGATCCCCCCAGGAAAAGCCATTAAATCCAGAGGCATCTTCCATGTTTAAAAAGGGAAATGTTGAAAAGGTAAAGGTTTCCGTAGACAATGCTTATATTAGAAACGGCAACTCTACAACTTTTCCCGTTGTAACAACAGTAAAAAAAGATATGGTTTTAGATGTGGCAGGTTTAGTAGGTAAATGGTATATTATCATTCTTGACAATGGCAAGATTGGAGCGATTGATCCTAATGAGGTAAAACCCATAGTGGAAAAGCCAAGTCTACAAGGTCAAAACTCTAATATTAAGAAATTAACTCCTAATGAGCAGGAAATGGTTAGGCTTGTCAATGCCGAAAGATCAAAACGAGGTCTAGACCCCTTAAAGGTAGATTTAGAGCTTTGTAACGTTGCTAGAAATAAGTCCCAGGATATGATAGATAATAGCTATTTTAGCCATTATTCCCCCACATATGGTAGTCCCTTTGAGATGCTAAAAAACTTTGGGATAAAATATATTTACGCTGGAGAAAATATAGCTGGAAACGCTGCTGTCAAAAATGCTCATACCGCTTTAATGAATTCCGAAGGACATAAAAAGAACATACTTAATGCAAACTTTACCCACATAGGTATAGGTATAAAGGAAGGATCTAAATACGGAAAGATTTTTACCCAAATGTTTATTGGAAAATAA
- the pruA gene encoding L-glutamate gamma-semialdehyde dehydrogenase has translation MSNAHFKVRKPENEPVRSYTKQSSERASLMAKIEELKQKQIEIPLIIGRKEVYTGNTQECVIPHNKNHVLATYHMAGEKEIQAAIEAALDAKKQWDKVPWQHKASIFLKAAELLAGPWRYTLNAATMLGQSKTAHQAEIDSACEFIDFLRFNTHFMSEIYNDQLVSTNESWNRIEYRALEGFVFSVTPFNFTAIGGNLAVSPALMGNVVLWKPSRTSVYSNYFVMKLLQEAGLPDGVINFIPSSGSLIGNVVFNSEWLAGIHFTGSTGVFNTMWKTIGKNIDKYRSYPKIVGETGGKDFVFAHRLANINKLVTALIRGAFEYQGQKCSAASRAYIPKSIWSVVKCKLISEAATIKIGDVEDFTNFMGAVIDKNSFDNIKAYIDFAQNSNEAEIIWGGECYDSVGYFIEPTIIVTTNPYFKTMTEEIFGPVLTIYVYDDEKFEETLEICNESTPYALTGAIFSQDRMALIEMENILNYAAGNLYINDKPTGAVVGQQPFGGGRASGTNDKAGSKLNLLRWTNPRVIKETFDSANDYRYKFMEDM, from the coding sequence ATGTCTAATGCTCACTTCAAAGTAAGAAAACCAGAAAATGAACCAGTACGATCCTATACTAAACAAAGCAGTGAAAGAGCTAGTCTTATGGCAAAAATTGAGGAATTAAAACAGAAACAAATTGAAATTCCCCTAATAATAGGTAGAAAAGAAGTATATACAGGTAATACACAAGAATGTGTGATCCCCCATAATAAAAATCATGTACTTGCTACTTATCATATGGCAGGTGAAAAAGAGATCCAAGCAGCAATTGAGGCAGCCTTGGATGCAAAAAAGCAGTGGGATAAGGTACCTTGGCAGCATAAGGCATCTATATTTTTGAAAGCGGCAGAGCTGCTGGCTGGACCGTGGAGATATACCCTTAATGCGGCAACTATGTTAGGACAAAGTAAAACAGCTCACCAAGCAGAAATCGATTCAGCCTGCGAGTTCATAGATTTTCTTAGATTTAATACTCATTTTATGTCAGAAATCTATAATGATCAGTTGGTTTCTACAAATGAGAGCTGGAATAGGATAGAGTACAGAGCCCTTGAAGGCTTTGTTTTCTCCGTAACTCCATTTAATTTCACAGCTATAGGAGGCAATTTGGCGGTGTCACCAGCTTTAATGGGCAATGTAGTGCTTTGGAAGCCATCGAGAACATCAGTCTATTCTAATTATTTTGTAATGAAATTATTGCAAGAAGCAGGATTGCCGGATGGTGTAATAAATTTCATTCCAAGCTCAGGAAGCTTAATTGGGAATGTAGTATTTAATAGCGAATGGCTTGCAGGCATACATTTTACAGGATCTACAGGAGTATTTAATACTATGTGGAAGACTATTGGTAAAAATATAGATAAGTATAGATCATATCCTAAGATTGTTGGAGAAACAGGAGGAAAGGATTTTGTTTTTGCCCATAGGCTTGCTAATATTAATAAGCTTGTTACTGCTTTAATAAGGGGGGCATTTGAATATCAGGGACAAAAGTGTTCAGCTGCTTCACGTGCTTACATACCTAAAAGCATATGGTCCGTTGTAAAATGTAAATTGATTAGTGAAGCTGCTACCATTAAAATAGGAGATGTAGAAGATTTTACTAATTTTATGGGTGCAGTTATAGATAAAAATTCATTTGATAATATTAAAGCATACATTGATTTTGCTCAAAATTCCAATGAAGCTGAGATTATTTGGGGAGGAGAATGCTATGACAGCGTAGGATATTTTATTGAACCTACAATCATAGTTACAACAAATCCATACTTCAAAACAATGACAGAGGAAATCTTCGGGCCTGTGCTTACTATATATGTCTATGATGACGAGAAGTTTGAAGAGACCCTTGAAATATGTAATGAATCAACTCCATATGCATTAACAGGTGCAATTTTTTCCCAGGATAGAATGGCCTTAATTGAGATGGAAAATATACTTAACTATGCAGCAGGAAATTTATACATCAATGATAAACCTACGGGGGCCGTCGTAGGACAGCAGCCATTTGGGGGAGGAAGAGCTTCAGGAACAAATGATAAGGCTGGAAGCAAGCTCAACCTACTAAGGTGGACAAATCCAAGGGTGATAAAGGAAACCTTTGATTCCGCCAATGATTATAGATACAAGTTTATGGAAGATATGTAA